One Setaria viridis chromosome 3, Setaria_viridis_v4.0, whole genome shotgun sequence DNA window includes the following coding sequences:
- the LOC117849288 gene encoding probable carboxylesterase 18 has protein sequence MVHNVAQRWASMSAASPPIRLRLADAIMIQPFFGGEEQTEAEMVFEKASRIITIVRADHYWREFLPEGATRDHLVVRVCGDGVELAEAFPPAMVVVGGFDLLKDWHARYVETLRRKGKVVRVVECRDAFHGFYAFPELADSGKLVEDMKLFVDEHRSKHSLL, from the coding sequence ATGGTTCACAACGTGGCCCAGCGCTGGGCGTCCATGTCGGCGGCGTCACCTCCCATCCGCCTCCGCCTGGCCGACGCCATCATGATCCAGCCATTCTTCGGCGGGGAGGAGCAGACGGAAGCCGAGATGGTCTTCGAGAAGGCCAGCCGCATAATTACGATCGTGCGAGCGGATCACTACTGGCGGGAGTTCCTGCCGGAGGGCGCCACCCGAGACCACCTGGTGGTGCGCGtgtgcggcgacggcgtcgagcTCGCCGAGGCGTTCCCGCCGGCAATGGTCGTGGTCGGCGGGTTCGACCTGCTCAAGGACTGGCACGCGAGGTACGTGGAGACGCTGCGCCGGAAGGGGAAGGTGGTGAGGGTGGTCGAGTGCCGGGATGCCTTCCATGGCTTCTACGCGTTCCCGGAGCTCGCCGATTCCGGCAAGCTCGTCGAGGACATGAAGCTCTTCGTCGACGAACATAGGTCCAAGCATTCATTGCTATAG